The Desulfallas thermosapovorans DSM 6562 nucleotide sequence AAATTACGCCTCAAATCACTTACAATGCCCCCCAAGGCATCCCTTAAAAAATTCTCATCCTCCGCCAGCAGGGATATACTGCCCAAATCAGCATTTCCCATAGCGTAAAACCACATACCCATAAAATAGCCCCGGCCCTGCCTGTCCAGCAAACGCCAAAAAGCCAGGGTATCCCCATGATTAATAGCCTTTAAAAACGTGCTGACCATGTCGGAGGCACTTTGCGCGTAAACATCGTCCTTAAAATTTTGCAAAAATATTCACCCCACACACCTTTTTTAAGAGTTTGTTTGAAAAGTAGGCTTTGGTGCCGGGTGCTCCCAGGGTTGAAAGATAAAAATATTTCAACCTTGGGAGCACCCGGCACCTGCGTGAGCGTGCACAAGCCAACCAACACGGAGGTCATAATTGGATCTTGCGCTGGCTCTCGGAATAGCCTCTTTAAACGTAACTATGTTCACAATGTTACGCTATCTTGGGGACCAGGGCAAGTGTTTTAATAATTTTTATACTAAAAAATTTTTTAATTGCGTTACTTGCACCACCGGCTATTATTAAAGCTCGGAATATTAAAATTAAATATATAGTCCACATCTCCCGGTAACCCCGGCTGGTATTTGCGTTTGGCATCAGGGGCCATTTTTTCAGCCATGGAAGCAAGCAGTTCCCGGGGGGGACGGTATTGCTCACAGTTTATAGACCTGGCCTTTTTTGCTTTTTTTTTACGCGATTTCTGTTGCAGCGCTTCACCGGTACTTAACGACACCACCGCCAGCGAATCACGTACCACCGGGGGGTCCATGGAAACAGGGACTGCTGTTGGTTTCACCGGGGTATCATCTGTACCTGGCAGGTTATCCACCGGGGGTAATGCCCCGGGCTCTTTTACATCCACAAAGGTTGCTTCAGTTTCCACGGCACACACCGGTGCCACCGCCGGGGCCGCCTCCAGCCGGGCTTCCTGCGGTAGAGACGAGCCCCGCCTTTTTCCCGCCCGGGTTACCCGTTGATCCAAATTAAGACGCTTCATTTGATCCCTTAAACTAACAGCATCGGCCATCACTTTTTCCAATTCCAACAAATCCGCCGGTGTGCCTTCTTCACTGGCAGCCCGGTCAATTAAATCGGATATATCAATCATCCAATCAAATAATTTCTCGAAGTCACTGTCAATTTCCTCCAATATAGATCTGGCCTTTTTAATCATGGTCGTACCAAGCCAGGCCTGCTCTTCCAACAAACTCTGCAACTCGTGCCGGTCACCGTTGCTTAATTGCCCGGCCTTTGCACCCAGTTCCTCCATACGTAACATCAATTCTCCATACCTTTTGAACATTATAATGCCACCTCCATTATTAAAAATTTGTATAAATTCCATCATTTTCCTGCTAGTAAATAAAAAAAATTATGTCTTTTTTTTGTCCTCTATATCTTCTTTAATCCTTTTATTATTAAATATTGAACGAAACAATACCACTCCGAACCAAACCCCGGCTATACCGGTGACCACCGGGTCCGCGAAAAAAATGTACGGGTAAGTATGGCCACCCACTTGCAGCCAAAAAGGCGCCGGCAGCAGGCTAAGCACAGCGGCCGGCCCCCCTTGCAGTATAAGTAAATCAGTATCTATTTTCACTTCAATGACCCAACCCCAAAAGCGCCCCATCTCAATTAACAGGCCGGCCAGCACAGCGGTCATGGACAAAAGCAGTGAAACAGCCCAACTCCCCGCCGCCCCCGGCACAGGCTGAAAGGTACTGTAATAAAAGTATGTATAGATTAGCAAAAAAACCGCAATACCGATGAAAGCCTGGCCGGCGGCATACCCGTTTTTTTTATTCAATTCAATCACTCCCCAATATACGGCACGCCCGTTACCTCTTCCCCGGTGCCCGTACTGCCGTGACGCCATTGGCGGTCAACCATTGGCGGCCATAGGTTTTGCGAATCCAGTGTCTGGAGGGCTGTTAAAAAGCGCGTTTTTAATTCCGGGTAGCGTTCATTCAATGAATCCACCAACCCTTTCATTTCCTCCCTTTTGGTTTTACCATTTACAGGGCAAAGGCTTTTTACCACCGGCAATCCCTGCCGCTCCACGAAGGTTTCCACAGTCTTTCCGGTGACATAAATCAGGGGGCGGATCAGTGTAATACCACTGCGATCCATAAATGTAACCGGCGCAAATGTTCTGAACTGCCCGGTAAAAATCAAACTCATGAAGAAGGTTTCAATGGCGTCATCAAGATGGTGCCCCAAAGCCAGCTTATTCAAACCCAAATCCCGGGCGGTATTGTTGATTGCCCCCCGGCGCAGGTTGGCACACAAAGCACAGGGGTTTTTCTCCCGGCGGTCATTAAACACTATCTCGCCGATATCGGTTATTTTATTGGTAAAAGGTATACCCCTTTGCTCACAAAAACCCGCCATTGTATCCACGTCCATAGGCCAGCCGGGGTTAACAAATATGGCATGTAGATGGTAATTCACCGGCACCTCCCGGCGGATTAAATGAAGGGCATGCAGCAAGGCCATGCTGTCTTTACCACCGGACAGGCCAACGGCCACCCGGTCCCCGTCACTAACCATATTATAATTGGTCATGGCTTTTTTTACTTTACCTTTAAACCATTTCAAGTAAGAGTCCTTCAAGTTCATCATCCCGTTTACTAAAATATATTAAATCTTTCGAGGGCTATATTATACCATATATTGCTGCTATACTATTAACACAACTGTATACACAGCTTTATCCCGAACCAGTAAAAAGCAGGCTGCTTCATGTAAATTAATTAAAGCAGCCTGCCCTTTTCAATTATAAATCCGTTCTCCGTAAAGCATATGCTCCACTACGGGCAAATCTACATTTAAACACTGGCAATCCAGTTGTGACCATTGTTATTGTCCCAATTGTTGGCGCTGTCTTTAAAGCAAAAGGCTATGGTATGGTTTTTCATGGGCACATTTTTCTCCCAACCCTTGGCGGTACGCTCCATCTGAATGGTCATGGGTTCCTGCCAGTTGTTGGGGTCACGGTAACCACAGTGCAAATATACCTGATCAGCACCGGATCTGCTCAGCAAACCGGAATAGCAAATATTAATTTGATTCCCAAAGGTCGGCTTAACTTCAACACCCTTATCCATGTCGATCCAACTTTGCATCAATAACACCTCCGTAATTTTTTCTGGTACTGATACATAAACTAAAGGAACTACTATTTATAATGCTTTTTTCGGGTTCATTTATACTTGGAAAAATGTTATATTGTATTTATAAGAATTTAAGGGGCGTTTGCATGAACTGGTTGCTTAGTTTTTTACTTAACGCGCTGGCTATTGTACTGGCCGACCATTTACTGGAGGGTATTCGCCTTTCCGGTTTTATACCGGCGCTGCTGGCCGGTGCGGCACTGGGCATTGTTAACACATTCCTGCGACCGGTGCTACTGCTGCTAACCTTCCCTTTAACAGTGTTCAGCCTGGGATTGTTCATCTTTATTGTTAACGCCATCACCTTTACAATCGCTGCCTGGCTGGTACCGGGGTTTGATGTGCTCAGTTTTGGCGGTGCCTTTTGGGGCGCGATGATTACAGGTATAATTAGCTGGCTGCTCAGCTTGATTTTTCAAAAATAAAACATCTTGATATGTTTGACAATTAAGGTTTTAGTGATAGAATAACCACAAAGGAAAGAACGAATATACAGTTAAAATAATAGCAACCAACGGACCAGCAGCCCCACAAAATAACACATCTTTTGGGAGGTATGGTCCCATGATCGTTAAAGTAAAAGGTATTGCTTATGATATGTCGGGAAGTCCTATCATATTGCTTACCGATCCCGCGGAAAAAAGGGTGCTACCCATATGGGTGGGGCTTTTGGAGGCTCACTCCATAGCACTGGCCATGGAGGGTATACCCCAGACACGTCCCATGACCCATGATATAACCCTGACTATATGCAAAACCCTGGGCGGCACTATTACCGGCGTCGAAATATCTGATTTAAAGGACAACACCTACTTCGCTGAATTATATATTACCTCCGGTGAAGATAAATACCTCATTGATGTTCGTCCCAGTGACGCCATCGCCCTGGCATTGAGAGCCGAGATACCCATTAATATTTCTCAATCGCTGCAGGGACAGATGCTGGACATTCAGGAAATACTGGATGATGATACCAGAAAAGCCCTTGAGGGATTGTCCGAAAATCTATTAAATGAATACAAGAAGTCATTGCATTAACAAACCCGCTAACGTGCTAGCGGGTCTGATCATTTTTTTACTTTTTAACGTACTCAATTTACCTTAAGTATATTTTGATTATTGGGCATATCTATGCACACCGCAGTACCTTTGCCCGACGTGCTGCGCAGCATTATCTTTCCCCCGTGGGATTCCACCACTTTGCGGCAAACAGTAAGTCCCAGGCCCACACCATTTGCCTTACCGCTGACAAAGGGGTCAAATATACTGTGCTGTATTTCCTTGGCCACCCCTAAACCACTGTCCTCAACAATAATATAACTCCTGCCCTGGTCTTCAGTGGTAATAATACGCAACCTGCCACCACCGGGCATGGCATCCAGGGCATTTTCCACAATGTTGCCAAAAACAGCGTGCATTTTTTCCCGGTCCATAAACAATTTCACCGAAGGGGCGTAATCCTTTACCACCACAATATCGGGATCCATTATCGGGCCCAGCGTTTCCAAAACTTCGTCCAGTAAATCATTAACATCCAGCCATTCCCGCTTGAGATTAAGATCATGGGCCAGGTTTAGCAAAAAGCCGATGGTCTTATCCATGTTTTTTATCGACCTGTCCATTTGCTCCAAATCCTGTTGGGCCATTACACCGGAGGTAAAATTTCTGGCCAGTGAGTAGAAGGACATTTTTAAATTGGAAAGGGGATGACGTAATTCTTTAGCCATTACCTTGGAGACGGAACCCAATACATCCATTTTTTGGTCCGGTTGATCGTTTACATTAGCCGGGTTTTCACAGCCACCGTTGGGCTTGTTTTCATCCGCCCCGGCAACAGCTCCAACCTGCCAGCTATTTTTTCTTATAATTATATTTTTAATTGTGGGGGAAAACAAATTAGCTACTATTTCCAAAAGTAGCAGTTCTCTATCACTGAAGTCACCGGCCTCCTCCCCGCGTCCCCAGTGAATACTACCCAAAATTTTATGTCCTTCACGAATGGGCGCCCCGGCTGTGTACAACACACCGATTTTTGAAAGCACATTGACATAATAGGGGTGCTTTTTGAGCCTTTCCAAATCAATGATTTGCGATGAGCGCCAGGTTCTACCGGTGGCCTTTATTTTTTTTAATAAATAGTTGCTGCCGGCGTTTTTGCCAAGGGAAAAAAGTATCTTTTCATCAACGCCAGCACCAACACCCACTTTGAGGTTCAGTCGCCCCTTTTCCTTGATATACAGCACGCCCACTTTTAAAGCAATAATTTCCTCCAAGTAGGCTTGAATTACCTCAAACATATTTCTCAAGGGCAAGCTGGATGTAATAACTCTGCTAATTTCCAAAAGTACGGATAATTCCCGGGGTGAAAGACCGTTATTATTTAATTGTGCTTTGGTCGCAGGCAATGTTATCACCCTTACTTATGCATATATGCGCAATAGTAAATGCACGGGGAACTTTATTTTCTATAATTGCACTACACCGCTACAGTGTCAACAAAACAACTGTGAACGGTCGCATACTTTACCCCTGCGGTGGTAAATGCCAGTGAATGCCGCCATTTAGAACCTGTATGCCGGCATGTAATACCCACAGCGGGGCTGTGCTTGAAATTATTACCAAACACCCTTGCGCACCATGGCTGTTTAAATATTTAATCTTTTCTTAATGTTAATATGATAAAATATAATTATTTATCGTGCACCAAACCCTGTTCTATCATGAATCGCATACAATTTTAATAAATTTCGGAGGTTTCAAATGACCAGCAACACTTTTCTGGACCCTTTTGTCAGCCCGCAATCAGTAGCTTTGATCGGAGTTTCCTCGCGCACCGGTCCGGGCACCTTTAACGTGCTGGAGCGAATGCTGGCCGGCGGCTACAAGGGCAAAATTTACCCCGTCAATCCCCGGGGTAGCAGTATAATGGGCGTTAAGGCCTACCAATCGCTAACCGATATTGACGAGCCGGTGGACCTGGCCGTCATAAGCACCCCGCGCACCGCCGTACCCGGAATAGTCAGGCAGTGTGTGGAAAAGGGTATCAGCTCCGTCATCATTATCACCCAGGGTTTCTCGGATGCCGGTGACGAGGACGGCATGCACATGCACCATGAAATAGTAAATATAATCCGGGGTACCGGAACCCGTGTGATAGGCCCCAACACCCTTGGTGTCATCAATGCCTTTATCAATTTCAACACATCCTTCGTGCCCTTCAATACCCGTACCATACCGGTGGGATTAATCTGCCAATCGGGTATCTTTCTGGCCGCTTCCCAGGATTTCAGCGGTGGCATAGGCATCGGTATTGACATAGGTAATGCTTGCGACGTCGGCTTTACCGAGTCCATGGAATACCTGGCCGGCCGTGACGATATCCGGGTCATCAACCTGCACCTGGAAGGCTTGCATAACGGTCGCCGTTTTCTGGCGGCTGCACGCCGGATCACCCCTCACAAGCCCGTGCTGGTTTTGAAGACGGGCAGTAGCGAAGCAGGTGCCCGGGCAGCCAGTTCCCACAGCGGCTCCCTGGCGGGCGAGGACGCCGTATTTTCCGCTGCCTTTGCCCAAAGCGGTATTATCCGTGTCGAAGACTCGGCCCGGCTGGCCGAATTAAACCAAACTTTCCTCACCTACCGTGAAATGAGGGGTAAGCGCATTGGTTTTATAACCATCAGCGGCGGGGCAGGTATTATGGCTGTGGATGCTTGCAGTAAATACGATCTTGTTGCAGCCCGCCTGTCCGACCAAACCATCAAAGCGCTGGAAGTTGTTTTCCCGAACTGGATGAATGTGGGCAACCCGGCAGATATCTGGCCTGCGGGCATGGCCAAGGGATACGGCAAAATCACCGCCCTGGCCCTGGACAAAGTGCTGGCCGACGACAATGTGGATGCAGTGGTTTGTATCACTCCGGCCTACCTGGACCCGGACACCGACCCGCTCAACACCATCGATGTAATAAATGACACGGCCGCCCGCTTTCCGCATAAACCCACCGCGGTATGGGTATTCGGGCCGCACAAGGAAAAATACGCAGAGCAGTTCCGGGCCGCACAAGTGGCGGTGGCTTACGGTTCCCCCGACAGCGCACTTTACTGCCTGGCCAAACTGTACCGGTATCATAACTTCATCAGAGGAAAGCAATATACCGGGTGTGCGGCACCTCCGGGCATTAACCGCACCGCTGCCGGCGCTGCAATAGACACGGGCCTCAATAAACGCCTCACAGTTTTAAACGAGCAAGCCCTGGACGTAGTGGAGGCTTACGGCATACCCGTTGTAAGGCGGGCCCTGGCCCAAAGCCCGGAGCAGGCACTGGAACTGGCCGGAGGTTTGGGATATCCCGTAGCGCTGAAAGTAGCCTCTCCGGATATAACCCATAAATCGGATGCCGGCGGTGTAATACTTAATATTCTATCCGATAGCGAACTTTCCAGCGCGTACGATAAAATAATACAAAACGTACAAGCCCACCGGCCGGGTGCCCGCATTGAAGGAGTACTGTTGCAGGCCCAGGTTACCGGGGGTACCGAAGTGATCCTGGGTGGCCGCCAGGATCCACAATTTGGCGCGGTACTGGTTTTCGGCCTGGGGGGTATTTATACCGAGCTGGTCCGGGACGTAACCTTCCGGGTGGCCCCGGTAACACCGGAGGAAGCGCTGGAGATGATTAAAGAAACCCGGTCATTTAAAATTCTTTCCGGTGCCCGCGGCCAATTGCCCGGGGATATTGACGGGCTGGTGGACTGTATAGTCCGCATGGGAACGCTTCTTTGTGAGCACCCGGAGATTGTTGAGGTGGATATTAACCCGTTACTGGTAAAACCCGACGGCTGCCTGGCCCTGGATGCCAGGATAATACCCGCTTACCGGGAATAATCCCTTTGAGGGAACCCCAATGGGGCTCCGGCCACTTCAATTCGCACCTGCAGTTGCCGGGGAGAGCAGGGAAGCAGGAAATTTATTGGCCTGGCTGAAATATAATATACAGCAGGGTGGTTATGCAAGGATGTGATGGGATGGAAAGAAACGTGGCCAAACACGTGCTGGCCGACGTTCTGCTGGTTACCCACGGCGCCAAAGGGGAGCAAGAAGCCAGGATTATGTATGAATTATTAAGACGTTCCTACCGGACAAGACATATGGAATGGCACGAGGAATGCCTGCAGTCGGCCTGGGAACAGTACAGATACTGGCTGCAGTCCAACAGCACGTTTAAAATACCCGGCCGGCAGCCGCCGGGGAATCGCCGCAAGAAAAATACAGATTCTTTATACCCCATCAGGTTGGAAAAAAGAGGACGCAATGAGTGGGAATTTGCCTGGCCAGGCGAAGTGCTCAACCTGATGCATAAATTTGACCGGGGCTCCGAACACCTGGAAAAAGGAGATTTAACCGGGGCCAAGCGTATTTTCAACGCTATTATCAGAGAATGTCCCTACTTCATCCACGCCTATAACAAACTGGCGGCAATGGAATGGGATAAAGGAAATTTGGCCCAGGCCGAAAGGCATTACAGCCAGGCCTATGAAATTGGCCGGTCAGTATTACCGGTCAATTTCCGGGGCAAATTACCCTGGGGATGGGTGGAAAATCGCCCTTTTCTGCACACTTTACACGGTCTGGCACTGGTCAAGCTACGCCGGGGTGATCCCCAAAGTGCAAAAAAGCTGCTGGACTGGTTAATCAAACTGGAACCCGAAGATTTTTTGGGAGCACGATCCATAATTGACGATATCAGAAAGGGGACAGTGCCCTGGGATGAGTAAACCACAGCCATACATGCTGGGCCGTAAAGAAACCGGCCATTACCGGTCCGCCTTCAATAAAACACTGGACATATTTAAACAGCTTGATCCCATCCATATGGCCGCCCGTAGCGGTGCCGCTTACAACCCTGAAACCAGTTTATTTACAGTTAAAAGTTTCGGCCGTGATATCCTGGTACATTACCCCAGCGGCCAGACCACCTTTACCACCTCCGAACTTCCGTTAATGGGCTGGCGACTGGTGACTTTAAACTATTTGGTCCGGGCTGACGGCACGCCTTTGTCGGATCATCTCATCTCCTACCGGGAGTTGGAAAACGGGAACGTATATTTCCCCGCTTTTCAAAGGGAAAGCATTCTCTCCTTAAGCCGGTGGTTGGAAGGCAAATCACCGGACCTGCTGAGCCGGGCCATAACCAACATGGGCGGCGTACCCTGCCCGGGTGCCGACCTGGCCGCGGTCATACCGGCATTGCCCAGATTTCCCATCACCCTGAAAATATGGTTTTCGGATGAGGAACTACCCGGAGCGGCGAACATATTATTTGATGCCACCGCCAATCACTATTTACATACCGAAGACATTGCAGCCATAGGCGGTTACGCTAGCGCCTTTTTGATCAAGGAGTATCAAATACTAACGGGACGCCCCTGGCGCCCCATTACACTATAAAAGAAGTTTAATTGATATACCCGCCCCTGTTGGACACCGGTTAAGAAACTTACCGCCCGGCCAGATATTTTAATCCATTGTGCAGGGCTTTGGGCCTGAAGCCAAAATTATTTTCCACCGCGTCTATATCTGTAATATTATCCAGATCCATTTGTTTCAATTCCACCGGTGTAACGGGCGGGTCCCTTAAAATACTACCCATCAGCGGTACCACCAGGCGCATCAACGGCATGGGTATATACAGCTTATAACGCTT carries:
- a CDS encoding bifunctional nuclease family protein; translation: MIVKVKGIAYDMSGSPIILLTDPAEKRVLPIWVGLLEAHSIALAMEGIPQTRPMTHDITLTICKTLGGTITGVEISDLKDNTYFAELYITSGEDKYLIDVRPSDAIALALRAEIPINISQSLQGQMLDIQEILDDDTRKALEGLSENLLNEYKKSLH
- a CDS encoding acetate--CoA ligase family protein codes for the protein MTSNTFLDPFVSPQSVALIGVSSRTGPGTFNVLERMLAGGYKGKIYPVNPRGSSIMGVKAYQSLTDIDEPVDLAVISTPRTAVPGIVRQCVEKGISSVIIITQGFSDAGDEDGMHMHHEIVNIIRGTGTRVIGPNTLGVINAFINFNTSFVPFNTRTIPVGLICQSGIFLAASQDFSGGIGIGIDIGNACDVGFTESMEYLAGRDDIRVINLHLEGLHNGRRFLAAARRITPHKPVLVLKTGSSEAGARAASSHSGSLAGEDAVFSAAFAQSGIIRVEDSARLAELNQTFLTYREMRGKRIGFITISGGAGIMAVDACSKYDLVAARLSDQTIKALEVVFPNWMNVGNPADIWPAGMAKGYGKITALALDKVLADDNVDAVVCITPAYLDPDTDPLNTIDVINDTAARFPHKPTAVWVFGPHKEKYAEQFRAAQVAVAYGSPDSALYCLAKLYRYHNFIRGKQYTGCAAPPGINRTAAGAAIDTGLNKRLTVLNEQALDVVEAYGIPVVRRALAQSPEQALELAGGLGYPVALKVASPDITHKSDAGGVILNILSDSELSSAYDKIIQNVQAHRPGARIEGVLLQAQVTGGTEVILGGRQDPQFGAVLVFGLGGIYTELVRDVTFRVAPVTPEEALEMIKETRSFKILSGARGQLPGDIDGLVDCIVRMGTLLCEHPEIVEVDINPLLVKPDGCLALDARIIPAYRE
- a CDS encoding DUF3786 domain-containing protein; this encodes MSKPQPYMLGRKETGHYRSAFNKTLDIFKQLDPIHMAARSGAAYNPETSLFTVKSFGRDILVHYPSGQTTFTTSELPLMGWRLVTLNYLVRADGTPLSDHLISYRELENGNVYFPAFQRESILSLSRWLEGKSPDLLSRAITNMGGVPCPGADLAAVIPALPRFPITLKIWFSDEELPGAANILFDATANHYLHTEDIAAIGGYASAFLIKEYQILTGRPWRPITL
- a CDS encoding phage holin family protein, which translates into the protein MNWLLSFLLNALAIVLADHLLEGIRLSGFIPALLAGAALGIVNTFLRPVLLLLTFPLTVFSLGLFIFIVNAITFTIAAWLVPGFDVLSFGGAFWGAMITGIISWLLSLIFQK
- a CDS encoding tetratricopeptide repeat protein — its product is MQGCDGMERNVAKHVLADVLLVTHGAKGEQEARIMYELLRRSYRTRHMEWHEECLQSAWEQYRYWLQSNSTFKIPGRQPPGNRRKKNTDSLYPIRLEKRGRNEWEFAWPGEVLNLMHKFDRGSEHLEKGDLTGAKRIFNAIIRECPYFIHAYNKLAAMEWDKGNLAQAERHYSQAYEIGRSVLPVNFRGKLPWGWVENRPFLHTLHGLALVKLRRGDPQSAKKLLDWLIKLEPEDFLGARSIIDDIRKGTVPWDE
- a CDS encoding carbohydrate-binding protein, which translates into the protein MQSWIDMDKGVEVKPTFGNQINICYSGLLSRSGADQVYLHCGYRDPNNWQEPMTIQMERTAKGWEKNVPMKNHTIAFCFKDSANNWDNNNGHNWIASV
- a CDS encoding GAF domain-containing sensor histidine kinase — protein: MPATKAQLNNNGLSPRELSVLLEISRVITSSLPLRNMFEVIQAYLEEIIALKVGVLYIKEKGRLNLKVGVGAGVDEKILFSLGKNAGSNYLLKKIKATGRTWRSSQIIDLERLKKHPYYVNVLSKIGVLYTAGAPIREGHKILGSIHWGRGEEAGDFSDRELLLLEIVANLFSPTIKNIIIRKNSWQVGAVAGADENKPNGGCENPANVNDQPDQKMDVLGSVSKVMAKELRHPLSNLKMSFYSLARNFTSGVMAQQDLEQMDRSIKNMDKTIGFLLNLAHDLNLKREWLDVNDLLDEVLETLGPIMDPDIVVVKDYAPSVKLFMDREKMHAVFGNIVENALDAMPGGGRLRIITTEDQGRSYIIVEDSGLGVAKEIQHSIFDPFVSGKANGVGLGLTVCRKVVESHGGKIMLRSTSGKGTAVCIDMPNNQNILKVN
- a CDS encoding tRNA lysidine(34) synthetase, which produces MKWFKGKVKKAMTNYNMVSDGDRVAVGLSGGKDSMALLHALHLIRREVPVNYHLHAIFVNPGWPMDVDTMAGFCEQRGIPFTNKITDIGEIVFNDRREKNPCALCANLRRGAINNTARDLGLNKLALGHHLDDAIETFFMSLIFTGQFRTFAPVTFMDRSGITLIRPLIYVTGKTVETFVERQGLPVVKSLCPVNGKTKREEMKGLVDSLNERYPELKTRFLTALQTLDSQNLWPPMVDRQWRHGSTGTGEEVTGVPYIGE